A window of Pseudomonadota bacterium genomic DNA:
TATCATTTATTACTTCTGTTTCATCTTGTTTATTATCAATTTTCTTATTTTTACTCATAACACATTCCAAACAAATTAACTTTTATTAATAATTGAACTAATACACAGCAAAACTCAAAAAACAAGAAAAAGTGCATTTCGCGTTAAGCATTCTACTTATTGGCGATTTTTGCGACTCGCATCCGTGACATGCGGTTTAAAATCCTCAAAAAACCAGTCGAGTTTTCTGTTACATAAGATTGCTATATTATATAAAACAATCGCAGGTATCCTATTTTTGCCCTTCTCGAATTTATATAGCTGGCTTGATGATATTGATAACTTTCTAGCTAAATCAACTTGTGTGTATAAGGTATCTCGTCTTGCTCTGCAAACACGCTTTCCAAGAATTTCATCTTCTGTTAATAAATACCCCACAACCTACTCATCTAATATAATATATAAATCCAGCATTGAATCCCACAGTTCTGGAAAACTTGATTTTATTTTCATCGGCTCATCCATTGACTTGTTCAAATATTTAAATACCTTCCTTATTTTTTCTTCTTCATCATGACATTTCA
This region includes:
- a CDS encoding helix-turn-helix transcriptional regulator — protein: MGYLLTEDEILGKRVCRARRDTLYTQVDLARKLSISSSQLYKFEKGKNRIPAIVLYNIAILCNRKLDWFFEDFKPHVTDASRKNRQ